One window of Oncorhynchus masou masou isolate Uvic2021 chromosome 33, UVic_Omas_1.1, whole genome shotgun sequence genomic DNA carries:
- the LOC135528235 gene encoding uncharacterized protein LOC135528235 translates to MLSPVRTLLARITSSVSSRSVIGLTRPLCSHRIYSTDPAAVRVLYDGECPICVKEIQFLQFLQRNRPGKVDFVDISLQCFNEEKYGGISYEMAMDEMHVIDENNKVHRGVPAFTVMYSAVGLGWLGRFMSWPLVRPVMDKAYAIFAKNRLKWTGREDCTTGRCVKKEP, encoded by the exons ATGCTGTCTCCTGTGAGGACATTGTTGGCTAGAATAACCAGTAGTGTGAGTTCAAGGTCTGTGATTGGTTTGACACGACCTCTCTGCAGCCATCGGATCTATTCAACGGACCCTGCTGCTGTCAGG GTGCTATATGATGGAGAATGCCCCATATGTGTTAAAGAGATCCAATTCCTGCAGTTTCTGCAGAGAAACCGACCAGGGAAAGTAGACTTTGTGGACATCTCCCTGCAATGCTTCAATGAAGAGAAGTATGGGGGAATCAGCTATGAGATGGCCATGGACGAGATGCACGTGATTGATGAGAATAACAAG gTTCACCGTGGAGTTCCAGCCTTTACAGTCATGTACAGTGCAGTTGGTTTAGGCTGGCTGGGCCGCTTCATGTCATGGCCTCTCGTTAGACCAGTCATGGACAAAGCCTATGCGATCTTTGCTAAAAACCGCCTGAAATGGACCGGACGGGAAGACTGTACTACAGGACGCTGTGTGAAGAAAGAACCTTGA
- the LOC135528236 gene encoding calcium-independent phospholipase A2-gamma-like: MVRFLNINLCVCHLGGRTLRLFCKLRYLITILRTFPHLAKTPLALDFRSCSLPSSPLPPSFARKGAPKSLRFKHMSLTAEYLLEGGTRGVRYSQAARVYSTSSRNVLKAEAPIGVLHEDSLQEDSQTLFQLSMLCLGDSFNRLSRHINIYFKRKDVTQLSSVAGNVGFVVTTQESLGSRPQRRSQSNRAAREDSETTTQQPLENENDLETSDSQTETSSAPQRYGGLQLFHISSIASRFGESYSYVAHHINSSHEHLKSVFTKGSAQDVLGSTLEETLEDLASSRVSTRRRRKTLKISYIESVKETEPAHLKTSAAAAQTTAIQKPAIERADISNNWEGEAEGYLHFAQHVNRYFGAKTVTDETELPPPQTEHLVADHMPNSRTYAKQQCSKSSTSRHEQSATGLKQEDPPIRPKSLFHISNITTSFGENYAYMANYVNSYFKGSYDAVEEEELERGPIEERRGEWEMEYGSVRFPKPQPAVSFMECLLNPSSAIPSLLGGYMGGSWAQSNQAHPASMLSEATLRRMVMGRRQAEEMTRALVSSLQQAFSPEAITEVVDELNTHLIRHPGCKAVVWQEKAAVQLLRQRRSHREDQELQCVIRETLALIGYVDPVKGRGIRVLSIDGGGTRGVVPLQVLKQLEAETGKQVHQLFDYICGVSTGAVLAFMLGLARFSLEECADMYRRFGSDVFRQNPLVGTVKMGWSHSYYSTETWEMILREKMGDQVLIKTARDELSPKVSAVSAVVNWGTSPKAFIFRNYNHSPGRLSRYAGGSGYQMWQAVRASSAAPGYFQEFPLHSDIHQDGGLILNNPCALAVHESRLLWPNQPYQCVLSLGTGRYDNAKRSPGTSTSLRAKINHLICSATDTEGVHTLLDDLLAPNVYFRFNPMLSAEVSLDESSVRAMEQLQADTQVYLDRNKPKMARLCKVLGQERTALSHTKDWVSERAWEMQQSWV; this comes from the exons ATGGTTCGGTTCCTCAAcataaacctgtgtgtgtgtcacctgggAGGGAGGACGTTAAGACTGTTCTGCAAGCTCAGGTACCTCATAACCATCCTTAGAACCTTTCCTCACCTGGCCAAGACACCCCTAGCCTTGGACTTCCGTAGCTGCTCCTTGccttcctctcccctgcctcccagctttgCCAGGAAAGGAGCCCCCAAGAGCTTGAGGTTCAAACACATGAGCTTGACCGCTGAGTACCTCCTTGAGGGTGGTACCAGAGGGGTGAGATACTCCCAGGCGGCCCGTGTCTACTCAACCTCTAGTAGGAATGTGTTGAAGGCGGAGGCCCCCATCGGGGTCCTTCATGAGGACAGCCTTCAGGAGGACAGCCAGACATTGTTTCAGTTGAGCATGCTTTGTCTGGGTGATTCTTTTAATCGCCTCTCCAGACACATCAATATTTACTTCAAGAGAAAGGATGTGACCCAGCTGTCCTCTGTTGCTGGGAATGTGGGGTTTGTTGTCACAACTCAGGAGAGTCTGGGCAGCAGGCCACAGAGGCGTAGTCAAAGTAACAGGGCAGCCAGGGAGGACagtgagacaacaacacagcagccTTTGGAAAATGAAAACGATCTTGAGAcgtcagacagccagacagagacaagCTCCGCCCCCCAGCGATATGGTGGACTGCAGTTATTTCACATCAGTTCCATTGCCTCCAGGTTTGGGGAAAGTTACAGTTATGTTGCTCATCACATAAACTCATCACATGAACACCTAAAGTCAGTGTTCACCAAAGGTTCGGCACAGGACGTCCTAGGTTCGACTCTGGAAGAGACTCTGGAGGATCTGGCTTCAAGCAGAGTGTcgaccaggaggaggaggaaaacacTAAAAATCAGTTACATTGAAAGTGTAAAGGAAACTGAACCGGCTCATTTAAAGACTAGTGCAGCTGCAGCTCAGACCACAGCCATTCAGAAACCAGCCATTGAACGTGCTGATATCTCCAACaactgggagggagaggcagagggctACCTTCACTTTGCCCAGCACGTCAACAGATACTTTGGAGCCAAAACCGTTACAGACGAAACTGAACTACCACCACCTCAAACAGAACATCTGGTTGCGGACCACATGCCAAACAGCAGGACGTATGCCAAACAGCAGTGTTCTAAATCTTCTACCTCCAGACATGAACAATCAGCCACAGGGCTAAAGCAGGAAGATCCACCCATCCGTCCCAAATCCCTTTTCCACATCAGTAACATCACAACCAGTTTCGGTGAGAACTATGCATACATGGCTAATTACGTCAACAGCTATTTCAAAGGCAGCTATGAtgccgtggaggaggaggagttagaaaGAGGTCCCATCGAGGAACGCAGGGGAGAATGGGAGATGGAGTATGGATCCGTTAGGTTTCCGAAACCACAGCCTGCTGTATCCTTCATGGAGTGCCTTCTCAATCCCAGTAGTGCCATCCCCAGCCTCCTGGGGGGGTATATGGGGGGCTCCTGGGCTCAGAGCAACCAGGCCCATCCTGCCTCTATGCTCAGTGAGGCCACACTTAGAAGAATG GTGATGGGCAGGAGACAGGCAGAGGAGATGACCCGTGCTTTGGTGTCCAGTCTACAACAGGCCTTCTCTCCTGAGGCCATCACTGAAGTTGTCGATGAGCTCAACACACACCTTATCCGTCACCCAGGATGCAAAGCAGTGGTCTGGCAG GAGAAAGCTGCTGTTCAGCTCTTAAGACAGCGGCGTAGCCATAGAGAAGACCAGGAACTTCAGTGTGTCATTAGGGAAACCTtggctctgattggctatgtGGATCCAGTCAAAGGTCGTGGAATCCGAGTGCTCTCAATCGATGGTGGTGGCACCAG AGGGGTGGTGCCACTGCAGGTCCTCAAGCAGCTGGAAGCGGAAACAGGCAAGCAGGTTCACCAGCTGTTTGACTACATCTGTGGAGTGAGCACAG GGGCAGTGTTGGCCTTCATGCTTGGCCTGGCCCGTTTCTCTCTAGAGGAGTGTGCAGATATGTACCGTCGTTTTGGCTCGGATGTGTTCCGTCAGAACCCCTTGGTGGGCACAGTGAAGATGGGCTGGAGTCACTCCTACTACAGCACCGAGACCTGGGAGATGATACTGAG agagaagatggGCGACCAAGTTCTGATTAAAACAGCCAGGGATGAGTTGAGCCCCAAG GTGTCAGCGGTGAGCGCCGTGGTGAACTGGGGGACGAGTCCCAAGGCCTTTATCTTCAGGAACTACAACCACAGCCCAGGCCGTCTCAGCCGCTACGCAGGGGGGTCTGGGTACCAGATGTGGCAGGCCGTTAGAGCGTCGTCCGCTGCCCCGGGATACTTCCAGGAATTCCCCTTACACAGTGACATCCATCAG GATGGTGGCCTCATTCTAAACAACCCTTGTGCCCTCGCCGTCCACGAGAGCCGTCTCCTGTGGCCCAACCAGCCTTACCAGTGTGTCCTGTCGCTCGGCACCGGTCGCTATGACAATGCTAAGCGGAGCCCGGGCACCTCCACCAGCCTGCGTGCCAAGATCAACCACCTGATCTGCAGTGCCACCGACACAGAGGGGGTCCACACCCTCCTGGACGACTTGCTGGCCCCAAACGTCTACTTCAGGTTCAACCCCATGCTGAGTGCCGAGGTATCCCTGGATGAGAGCAGCGTCAGGGCCATGGAGCAGCTGCAGGCTGACACCCAGGTCTACCTGGACAGGAACAAGCCCAAGATGGCCAGGCTGTGTAAGGTGCTGGGGCAGGAGCGCACTGCGCTGAGCCACACCAAGGACTGGGTCAGTGAGAGAGCCTGGGAGATGCAGCAGAGCTGGGTTTGA